A single window of Narcine bancroftii isolate sNarBan1 chromosome 1, sNarBan1.hap1, whole genome shotgun sequence DNA harbors:
- the LOC138751596 gene encoding uncharacterized protein isoform X1, producing the protein MSSRVTGHFTTQFTPNSPTSPVHFERWSHQRNPTQTQGECTNALMTAWDSNPTQSRGECTNALMTAWYSNPTQTQGECTNALMTAWYSNPTQTQGECTNSLMTAWDSNPTQTQGECTNALMTAWYSNPTQTQGECTNALMTAWDSNPKQTQGECTNALMTTWDSNPTQTQGECTNALMTAWDSNPTQTQGECTNALMTAWDSNPTQTQGECTNALMTAWDSNPMQSQGECTNALMTAWDSNPTQTQGECTNALMTAWDSNPMQSQGECTNALMTAWDSNPTQTQGECTNALMTAWDSNPMQSQGECTNALMTAWDSNPTQTQGECTNALMTAWDSNPTQTQGECTNALMTAWYSNPTQTQGECTNSLMTAWDSNPKQTQGECTNALMTAWDSNPTQTEESRDGVVASRGIPALSRKEGKKVKKKQSHRHTNHNK; encoded by the coding sequence ATgagcagcagggtaacaggccatttcaccacccaattcacacccaattcacctacatctccagtacattttgaacggtggagcCACCaaagaaaccccacgcagacacagggagaatgtacaaacgccttgatgacagcatgggattcaaaccccacgcagtcacggggagaatgtacaaacgccttaATGACAGCATGGTATtcaaaccccacgcagacacagggagaatgtacaaacgccttaATGACAGCATGGTATtcaaaccccacgcagacacagggagaatgtacaaactccttaatgacagcatgggattcaaaccccacgcagacacagggagaatgtacaaacgccttaATGACAGCATGGTATtcaaaccccacgcagacacagggagaatgcacaaacgcCTTaatgacagcatgggattcaaaccctaagcagacacagggagaatgtacaaacgccttaatgacaacatgggattcaaaccccacgcagacacagggagaatgtacaaacgccttaatgacagcatgggattcaaaccccacgcagacacagggagaatgtacaaatgccttaatgacagcatgggattcaaaccccacgcagacacagggagaatgtacaaatgccttaatgacagcatgggattcaaaccccatgcagtcacagggagaatgtacaaatgccttaatgacagcatgggattcaaaccccacgcagacacagggagaatgtacaaatgccttaatgacagcatgggattcaaaccccatgcagtcacagggagaatgtacaaatgccttaatgacagcatgggattcaaaccccacgcagacacagggagaatgtacaaatgccttaatgacagcatgggattcaaaccccatgcagtcacagggagaatgtacaaatgccttaatgacagcatgggattcaaaccccacgcagacacagggagaatgtacaaatgccttaatgacagcatgggattcaaaccccacgcagacacagggagaatgtacaaacgccttaATGACAGCATGGTATtcaaaccccacgcagacacagggagaatgtacaaactccttaatgacagcatgggattcaaaccctaagcagacacagggagaatgtacaaacgccttaatgacagcatgggattcaaaccccacacaaacagaggagtcacgtgatggagtagtggccagtaggggaataccagccctctccagaaaagaaggaaaaaaagtaaagaaaaagcaaagccacagacacacaaaccacaacaaataa